A region of Dioscorea cayenensis subsp. rotundata cultivar TDr96_F1 chromosome 5, TDr96_F1_v2_PseudoChromosome.rev07_lg8_w22 25.fasta, whole genome shotgun sequence DNA encodes the following proteins:
- the LOC120261306 gene encoding probable mitochondrial adenine nucleotide transporter BTL3 isoform X2: protein MHHSESMSTFHKYFPSLSLDKDEDVPFPSESPQVLFQQSFSSNHLAAKILQPDDEFPSLASLSLTKVAKVRAFRNFLSNLNKTKASGVGKGGPKHSWSDMPKFLLAGAVSTVLSRTCIAPLERIKLECIVQGSKHSWIEIIKCIWVSEGLKGFWKGNMLNLFRMVPFKSINFICYDMYLDCLLSMPEKKEITNHDRLIGGGISGVTATIFCLPLDTIRTRLAAPGGDALGGVAGCFYHMMHNEGFLSLYKGLTPALMSIGPASAVFYAVYDILKTSYLLHGKQRGSEKDIGIARTLLYGAIAGACAETLTYPLEVIRRQLQLQQSRSLGLGPAFIKMIQREGVSSLFTGLIPSTLQVLPSASLSYLFYETMKSVLKIS from the exons ATGCATCATTCTGAATCTATGTCCACATTCCACAAGTACTTCCCCAGCCTAAGCCTGGACAAAGATGAAGATGTTCCCTTTCCATCAGAATCTCCTCAAGTTCTCTTCCAGCAGTCCTTCTCCAGTAATCATTTGGCTGCCAAGATTCTTCAGCCAGATGATGAATTCCCGAGTTTGGCAAGTTTATCATTGACTAAAGTGGCGAAAGTCCGAGCATTCAGAAATTTTCTCTCCAACTTGAACAAAACAAAGGCTTCTGGTGTGGGCAAAGGTGGACCTAAGCATTCATGGAGTGATATGCCGAAATTCCTTCTTGCCGGTGCAGTTTCAACTGTTCTATCCAG AACATGTATCGCGCCGTTGGAGAGAATCAAGCTAGAGTGTATTGTGCAAGGTTCTAAGCATTCATGGATAGAGATCATCAAATGTATATGGGTTTCAGAAGGTTTGAAAGGGTTTTGGAAGGGGAACATGTTGAATCTATTTCGTATGGTCCCATTCAAATCGATCAACTTTATATGCTATGACATGTACCTGGATTGTCTTCTGAGCATGCCAGAAAAGAAGGAGATTACAAACCATGATAGACTAATTGGTGGTGGCATCTCCGGTGTCACTGCTACCATTTTCTGTCTCCCGCTCGATACT ATTAGAACAAGACTGGCTGCTCCGGGTGGCGACGCATTAGGAGGTGTGGCTGGCTGCTTCTATCACATGATGCATAATGAAGGCTTCCTCTCTCTTTACAAAGGACTAACTCCAGCTCTGATGAGCATAGGACCAGCCAGTGCCGTCTTCTATGCAGTTTATGACATCCTGAAGACTTCATATCTCTTGCATGGTAAGCAGCGAGGCAGTGAGAAAGATATTGGTATTGCAAGGACCTTGCTGTATGGAGCCATTGCCGGAGCTTGTGCTGAAACTTTAACATACCCGCTGGAGGTTATCAGAAGGCAACTCCAGCTTCAGCAGTCAAGAAGTCTAGGACTGGGTCCAGCCTTCATCAAGATGATACAAAGAGAAGGTGTTAGCTCACTCTTCACTGGTCTCATTCCTAGCACTCTTCAG GTGCTGCCTTCAGCCTCTTTGAGCTATTTATTCTATGAGACGATGAAGTCTGTATTGAAAATCAGTTGA
- the LOC120261306 gene encoding probable mitochondrial adenine nucleotide transporter BTL3 isoform X1 produces the protein MHHSESMSTFHKYFPSLSLDKDEDVPFPSESPQVLFQQSFSSNHLAAKILQPDDEFPSLASLSLTKVAKVRAFRNFLSNLNKTKASGVGKGGPKHSWSDMPKFLLAGAVSTVLSRTCIAPLERIKLECIVQGSKHSWIEIIKCIWVSEGLKGFWKGNMLNLFRMVPFKSINFICYDMYLDCLLSMPEKKEITNHDRLIGGGISGVTATIFCLPLDTIRTRLAAPGGDALGGVAGCFYHMMHNEGFLSLYKGLTPALMSIGPASAVFYAVYDILKTSYLLHGKQRGSEKDIGIARTLLYGAIAGACAETLTYPLEVIRRQLQLQQSRSLGLGPAFIKMIQREGVSSLFTGLIPSTLQVWFFLDEVFLCTLCLVVMFGLLCLQVLPSASLSYLFYETMKSVLKIS, from the exons ATGCATCATTCTGAATCTATGTCCACATTCCACAAGTACTTCCCCAGCCTAAGCCTGGACAAAGATGAAGATGTTCCCTTTCCATCAGAATCTCCTCAAGTTCTCTTCCAGCAGTCCTTCTCCAGTAATCATTTGGCTGCCAAGATTCTTCAGCCAGATGATGAATTCCCGAGTTTGGCAAGTTTATCATTGACTAAAGTGGCGAAAGTCCGAGCATTCAGAAATTTTCTCTCCAACTTGAACAAAACAAAGGCTTCTGGTGTGGGCAAAGGTGGACCTAAGCATTCATGGAGTGATATGCCGAAATTCCTTCTTGCCGGTGCAGTTTCAACTGTTCTATCCAG AACATGTATCGCGCCGTTGGAGAGAATCAAGCTAGAGTGTATTGTGCAAGGTTCTAAGCATTCATGGATAGAGATCATCAAATGTATATGGGTTTCAGAAGGTTTGAAAGGGTTTTGGAAGGGGAACATGTTGAATCTATTTCGTATGGTCCCATTCAAATCGATCAACTTTATATGCTATGACATGTACCTGGATTGTCTTCTGAGCATGCCAGAAAAGAAGGAGATTACAAACCATGATAGACTAATTGGTGGTGGCATCTCCGGTGTCACTGCTACCATTTTCTGTCTCCCGCTCGATACT ATTAGAACAAGACTGGCTGCTCCGGGTGGCGACGCATTAGGAGGTGTGGCTGGCTGCTTCTATCACATGATGCATAATGAAGGCTTCCTCTCTCTTTACAAAGGACTAACTCCAGCTCTGATGAGCATAGGACCAGCCAGTGCCGTCTTCTATGCAGTTTATGACATCCTGAAGACTTCATATCTCTTGCATGGTAAGCAGCGAGGCAGTGAGAAAGATATTGGTATTGCAAGGACCTTGCTGTATGGAGCCATTGCCGGAGCTTGTGCTGAAACTTTAACATACCCGCTGGAGGTTATCAGAAGGCAACTCCAGCTTCAGCAGTCAAGAAGTCTAGGACTGGGTCCAGCCTTCATCAAGATGATACAAAGAGAAGGTGTTAGCTCACTCTTCACTGGTCTCATTCCTAGCACTCTTCAGGTTTGGTTTTTCCTCGATGAAGTCTTCCTCTGCACATTATGTCTAGTAGTAATGTTTGGTCTGCTATGCTTGCAGGTGCTGCCTTCAGCCTCTTTGAGCTATTTATTCTATGAGACGATGAAGTCTGTATTGAAAATCAGTTGA
- the LOC120261307 gene encoding zinc transporter 10-like, translated as MSFFEDPNPLLFLLGRVRHHARLFTEENLSAVRCGGGEGAEECRNDAAAMKLKLIAIATILVAGVAGVAIPLVGRKRRMMRTDGSLFVLAKASAAGVILATGFVHMLHDAQAALTSPCLPAMPWRKFPFSGFIAMVAALGTLVVDFVGTQYYAQKHREEAMGVKATAAAAIAAVEEGISAVPEAPETAEGDKDAMHIVGMHAHAAAHRHSHAHGHRACDGSDVAQHTHSHGHAHEDESEVPSHVRHVVVSQILELGIVSHSVIIGLSLGVSRSPCTIRPLVAALSFHQFFEGFALGGCISQAQFKNFAAGLMASFFAITTPLGIAAGAGAASFYDSYSPRALVIEGLLDSVSAGILIYMALVDLIAADFLSRSMSCNFRLQAASYTALFLGAASMSALAIWA; from the exons ATGTCTTTCTTCGAG GATCCGAATCCGCTTCTCTTCCTCCTCGGCCGTGTCCGCCACCATGCTCGTCTCTTCACCG AAGAGAACTTATCTGCGGTGAGATGCGGTGGCGGCGAAGGTGCGGAGGAGTGCCGGAATGATGCGGCAGCGATGAAGCTGAAACTGATTGCGATAGCGACGATTCTGGTCGCCGGTGTTGCGGGTGTGGCGATTCCGTTGGTCGGGAGGAAGCGTCGGATGATGAGGACTGATGGTTCTTTGTTTGTTCTGGCGAAGGCGTCCGCGGCCGGCGTTATACTGGCGACGGGGTTTGTTCATATGTTGCACGACGCGCAGGCGGCGCTGACGAGCCCTTGTTTGCCGGCGATGCCATGGCGGAAGTTTCCGTTCTCGGGGTTCATAGCCATGGTGGCGGCTCTGGGAACGTTGGTGGTTGACTTTGTTGGGACGCAATACTATGCGCAGAAACACCGAGAGGAGGCGATGGGTGTGAAAGCAACTGCGGCCGCGGCGATCGCGGCGGTTGAGGAGGGCATCTCAGCCGTGCCCGAAGCGCCGGAGACGGCAGAGGGCGATAAGGACGCGATGCACATCGTCGGGATGCACGCGCACGCGGCCGCGCATCGGCACAGCCACGCGCACGGGCATCGCGCGTGCGATGGCAGCGACGTCGCGCAGCACACGCACAGCCATGGGCACGCGCATGAAGACGAAAGCGAAGTGCCATCCCATGTGCGGCATGTCGTCGTCTCTCAG ATTCTAGAGCTTGGTATCGTTTCGCATTCAGTGATCATTGGGTTGTCGCTGGGAGTGTCCCGGAGCCCGTGCACTATCCGGCCGCTTGTGGCGGCGCTGTCATTCCACCAGTTCTTCGAAGGTTTTGCATTGGGAGGCTGCATTTCACAA GCCCAGTTTAAGAACTTTGCTGCAGGACTAATGGCAAGCTTCTTTGCGATCACTACACCATTGGGGATTGCGGCGGGGGCTGGGGCGGCTTCCTTTTATGACTCTTATAGCCCGAGAGCGCTGGTTATTGAAGGTTTGCTCGATTCAGTGTCGGCTGGCATTCTTATTTACATGGCTCTAGTGGATCTCATTGCTGCTGATTTCTTGAGTAGGAGTATGAGCTGCAATTTCCGGTTGCAGGCTGCATCATATACTGCTTTGTTTCTTGGTGCTGCTTCAATGTCTGCCCTTGCTATCTGGGCTTAA